In one Pseudomonas purpurea genomic region, the following are encoded:
- a CDS encoding ABC transporter permease — protein sequence MLHGYGSSILDGAWLSINLALSAMALAITLGLIGAAFRLSPLKWLATLGEGYTTVIRGIPDLVLILLIFYGGQDLVNRVALGLGYTHYIDIDPFVAGVCTMGFIFGAYLSETFRGAFMAIPKGQAEAGAAYGMSSAQVFWRILVPQMIRFAIPGFTNNWLVLTKSTALISVIGLQDMMFKAKNAADATHEPFTFFLAVAALYLMLTSVSLLLLRYLEKHYSVGIKAADL from the coding sequence ATGCTTCACGGCTACGGATCGAGCATTCTCGATGGCGCCTGGCTGTCGATCAATCTGGCCCTGAGCGCCATGGCGCTGGCCATTACGCTGGGGCTGATCGGTGCAGCGTTTCGGCTGTCACCGCTCAAATGGCTGGCAACCCTGGGCGAAGGCTACACCACGGTGATTCGCGGCATTCCCGACCTGGTACTGATCCTGCTGATTTTCTATGGCGGCCAGGACCTGGTGAACCGCGTCGCCCTCGGGCTTGGTTACACCCACTACATCGACATCGATCCGTTTGTGGCAGGCGTCTGCACCATGGGCTTCATCTTTGGCGCCTACCTGTCGGAAACCTTTCGTGGCGCCTTCATGGCCATTCCCAAGGGCCAGGCCGAGGCTGGCGCGGCGTACGGCATGAGCAGCGCCCAGGTGTTCTGGCGGATTCTGGTGCCGCAGATGATTCGCTTCGCGATTCCGGGCTTCACCAACAACTGGCTGGTGCTGACCAAATCCACTGCGCTGATTTCGGTGATCGGCCTGCAGGACATGATGTTCAAGGCCAAGAACGCCGCCGATGCGACCCATGAACCCTTTACGTTTTTCCTCGCCGTGGCGGCGCTGTACCTGATGCTCACCAGCGTCTCGTTGCTGCTGCTGCGCTACCTGGAAAAACACTATTCGGTCGGCATCAAAGCCGCCGACCTGTGA
- a CDS encoding ABC transporter substrate-binding protein, which produces MNKTGLLAALALCAFGSLAHADEDSLRIGIEAAYPPFSFKTPEGNISGFDYDIGNALCDEMKVKCQWVIQEFDGMIPSLKVRKIDAVLSSMSITEDRMKSVDFSKKYYHTPGKFAMKTGQVINDPAVDLKGKKLGVQRSSTYDRYATEQLAPAGVEIVRYSAQSEAFLDLVSGRLDATLADIVNTNESFIKTPAGNGFALVGPDINDPKYFGRGAGIAVRKGDGANAARLNAAIDAIRANGKYQQVMAKYFAFDIYGE; this is translated from the coding sequence ATGAACAAGACCGGACTTCTCGCTGCACTGGCACTTTGCGCCTTCGGCAGCCTGGCCCACGCCGACGAAGACAGTCTGCGGATCGGGATCGAAGCGGCTTACCCACCCTTCTCCTTCAAGACCCCGGAAGGCAACATCAGTGGCTTCGACTACGACATCGGCAACGCCTTGTGCGATGAGATGAAGGTCAAATGCCAGTGGGTCATCCAAGAATTCGACGGGATGATTCCCTCGCTCAAAGTGCGCAAGATCGATGCGGTGCTGTCCTCGATGTCGATCACCGAAGACCGCATGAAATCGGTCGACTTCAGCAAAAAGTACTACCACACCCCCGGCAAGTTCGCGATGAAGACCGGCCAGGTGATCAACGACCCCGCCGTCGACCTCAAAGGCAAGAAACTCGGCGTACAACGCTCTTCGACCTATGACCGCTACGCCACCGAGCAACTGGCGCCGGCCGGCGTCGAGATCGTGCGGTACTCGGCCCAGAGCGAAGCGTTCCTGGACCTGGTGTCGGGCCGACTGGACGCCACCCTCGCCGACATCGTCAACACCAATGAAAGCTTCATCAAAACCCCGGCCGGGAATGGTTTTGCGCTGGTGGGCCCGGACATCAACGACCCGAAATACTTCGGCCGGGGCGCCGGTATTGCGGTGCGCAAGGGTGATGGCGCGAACGCCGCACGCCTGAACGCCGCGATTGACGCGATCCGCGCCAACGGCAAGTACCAGCAGGTCATGGCCAAGTACTTCGCGTTCGACATCTACGGCGAATAA
- a CDS encoding AzlC family ABC transporter permease — protein MSATLLPRSAFLRGAAAVMPLSLATAPWGLLAGSMAIEADLTPLQGQGLSSIVFAGAAQLVAIGMLKGGAGIFSILLTTVLLTSQHLLYGMSMRPVISGLPGRWRAGLGFLLTDELFALTSQHDKQQFNRWYALGVGLTFYVAWNLFTLAGIVLGSSIPGLEHLGLDFSIAATFIALITPVVRNVPTVVCVAVSLFCSVLFTYWQWGSALVLAGLLGMSAGFVCNKFYGART, from the coding sequence ATGTCCGCCACTCTTTTACCTCGCAGCGCTTTTCTGCGCGGCGCCGCTGCCGTAATGCCCCTGTCCCTGGCGACCGCGCCGTGGGGATTGCTGGCAGGTTCCATGGCCATCGAGGCCGACCTCACCCCCCTGCAAGGCCAGGGCCTGTCGAGCATTGTGTTTGCCGGTGCGGCGCAACTGGTTGCCATCGGTATGCTCAAGGGCGGCGCGGGGATTTTCTCTATCCTGCTCACCACCGTGCTGCTGACGTCGCAGCATCTGCTCTATGGCATGAGCATGCGCCCGGTGATTTCCGGGTTGCCGGGACGCTGGCGGGCGGGGCTGGGTTTTCTGCTCACCGACGAGTTGTTCGCGCTCACCAGCCAGCATGACAAGCAGCAATTCAACCGCTGGTATGCGCTGGGGGTCGGCCTGACCTTTTACGTGGCATGGAACCTCTTCACCCTGGCGGGCATTGTGCTGGGCAGCAGCATTCCGGGCCTTGAACACCTGGGGCTGGACTTCTCGATTGCGGCCACGTTTATCGCGCTGATCACGCCTGTGGTGCGTAACGTGCCCACGGTGGTTTGTGTGGCGGTGTCACTGTTTTGCTCGGTGCTGTTCACCTATTGGCAATGGGGTTCAGCGCTGGTCCTGGCCGGGTTGCTTGGCATGAGCGCCGGGTTTGTCTGCAACAAGTTTTATGGAGCGCGCACATGA
- a CDS encoding AzlD domain-containing protein yields the protein MMVWAVIVGMGLLVFLNRYVFLEPRLPVRLSSNARQFLGFAVPGMLTAICGPIVFMPDHQLNLHYDNPYLLSSLVAIGLVLYTRSTLISMLLSMGFFFVLRWWL from the coding sequence ATGATGGTCTGGGCTGTCATCGTCGGGATGGGGTTGCTGGTGTTCCTGAACCGCTACGTCTTTTTGGAACCCCGGCTGCCGGTGCGCCTGAGCAGCAACGCACGGCAATTTCTCGGCTTCGCCGTGCCAGGCATGCTCACGGCCATTTGCGGCCCCATCGTGTTCATGCCCGACCACCAATTGAACCTGCATTACGACAATCCGTACCTGCTCAGTTCGCTGGTCGCCATCGGCCTGGTGCTCTACACCCGCAGTACCTTGATCAGCATGTTGTTGAGCATGGGGTTCTTCTTTGTGTTGCGGTGGTGGTTGTGA
- a CDS encoding class I SAM-dependent methyltransferase, giving the protein MDEAKLNDFMGKLVSDMGAAALLANVILGEELGLYRAMADSQPITPEALASKTGCNARLLREWLSAHAAAGYMEHLDGQFRLPEEQALALAIEDSPVYVAGGAVVIAALFHDKDKLVAAMRGNGALAWGDHHPCMFSGTERFFRPGYRAHLVAEWLPALEGVVDKLEAGAKVADVGCGHGASTVIMAQAFPASSFVGFDYHAPSISTATQRAQEGGVEDRATFVKGTAKDYPGNDYDLICYFDCLHDMGDPVGAARHAYQSLKPDGTVLLVEPYANDQLDDNITPLGRLFYAASTFICTPNSLSQEVGLGLGAQAGEKRLHDVFTEAGFTHFRRATQTPFNLILEARK; this is encoded by the coding sequence ATGGACGAGGCCAAACTTAACGATTTCATGGGTAAACTGGTGAGCGACATGGGCGCAGCGGCGCTGCTCGCCAATGTCATCCTCGGCGAAGAGCTGGGGCTTTACCGGGCAATGGCCGACAGTCAACCCATCACGCCCGAAGCACTGGCCAGCAAGACCGGTTGCAACGCCCGGTTGCTCCGCGAGTGGCTAAGCGCTCACGCGGCGGCGGGATACATGGAACACCTGGACGGCCAATTCCGCCTGCCGGAAGAACAGGCCCTCGCCCTGGCCATCGAGGACTCGCCGGTGTATGTCGCGGGCGGTGCGGTGGTGATCGCGGCGCTGTTTCATGACAAGGACAAACTGGTCGCCGCCATGCGTGGCAATGGCGCCCTGGCGTGGGGCGATCACCATCCGTGCATGTTCAGCGGCACCGAACGTTTCTTCAGGCCCGGCTACCGGGCGCATCTGGTCGCCGAGTGGCTGCCGGCCCTTGAAGGCGTGGTCGACAAGCTTGAGGCGGGCGCCAAGGTGGCAGACGTCGGCTGCGGCCACGGCGCTTCGACGGTGATCATGGCGCAGGCATTCCCGGCATCGAGCTTCGTGGGTTTCGACTACCACGCGCCGTCTATCAGCACCGCCACCCAACGTGCGCAGGAGGGCGGGGTGGAAGACCGGGCAACTTTCGTCAAAGGCACGGCCAAGGACTATCCCGGCAACGACTACGACCTGATCTGTTACTTCGATTGCCTCCACGACATGGGCGATCCGGTCGGCGCCGCCCGGCATGCCTACCAGTCACTCAAACCGGACGGCACGGTGCTGCTGGTAGAGCCTTACGCCAACGACCAACTCGACGATAACATCACCCCGTTGGGGCGATTGTTCTACGCCGCGTCGACTTTCATCTGCACGCCTAACTCGTTGTCCCAGGAAGTGGGCCTGGGGCTGGGGGCACAGGCAGGTGAGAAACGCCTGCACGACGTGTTTACCGAGGCCGGATTCACGCATTTCCGCCGGGCGACGCAAACACCGTTCAACCTGATTCTTGAGGCGCGCAAGTGA
- a CDS encoding GNAT family N-acetyltransferase, which translates to MSRIDWLENHMTHCDTMSAWVHAQFRYEFEDQPLADWQREFTAGQTNGKWRCLIAMDQDRLLGGAALARDDLAERHDLGPWLACVYVTPEARGQGFAEQLIEGICTHAKSIGITKLYLHTHDRRDYYAKRGWIVEEQFEAWDKEQWLMTRLL; encoded by the coding sequence ATGTCTCGCATCGACTGGCTTGAAAATCACATGACCCATTGCGACACGATGTCTGCCTGGGTTCATGCGCAATTTCGCTACGAGTTTGAAGATCAACCCTTGGCCGACTGGCAACGCGAATTTACCGCTGGCCAGACCAATGGCAAATGGCGCTGCCTGATCGCCATGGATCAGGACCGACTGCTGGGTGGCGCGGCCCTCGCCCGGGATGACCTGGCGGAGCGCCACGATCTTGGGCCCTGGCTCGCGTGCGTTTACGTGACGCCCGAAGCACGGGGCCAGGGGTTCGCGGAGCAGTTGATCGAAGGTATCTGCACCCACGCCAAGTCGATCGGCATCACGAAGTTGTACCTGCACACCCATGACCGCCGTGATTACTACGCCAAGCGCGGCTGGATCGTGGAGGAGCAGTTTGAAGCGTGGGACAAGGAACAATGGCTGATGACGCGGTTGCTCTGA
- a CDS encoding DUF4132 domain-containing protein, with protein sequence MALEQLRAFRHNLPQDTLGPIERVGPDGYPLLVDSDLRHEHQVIGELLPLLNGVHCQTGVMLATLGKLGPIRALTHADQCDDAQRTRLVLAMLERTFAYDGNLSVGSTEHQFSSVFDYGTLPGAMTVLMQAGADMAQLAEPVVEWFSSYRFAYYGTLPVLCVVDWLAEHSSQVPLTDSLRQQLMLLRSQCAELGHDINLGDQILAKVDLLLGAGIWQVLAPCEWWTQQALEDVDALPVDARADWIALIKHMSTATSSRPSPKWQKTAQALLAKIGDEALRAALLRWFPKVDAGRTTPLLSLSWENNDDSARMHDLNATVLRGLLWLTPNIVDGELTRAIAKLSLSAYRKIRGVGPRAPKVGNATIYALSQIPTIDAVGQLALLKVRVKFGTAQKEIEKAFNAAAEALQLPRDQIEELGIPVYGMESVGLRRETFAEGAFVAELRVDGKNVELCWFRADGTPQKTVPAKVKTDDKEALKELQGAAKDIATFLPAQAERLDAMFLLDKHWPFAVWQERYLDHPLIGTLARRLIWTIQDGERSSAVVFSDGQLQTLEGAPLLPSPEAHVRLWHPIGRSVEEILAWRDRLETLQITQPFKQAHREVYLLTDAERHTANYSNRFAAHILRQHQFHALAAARGWKNKLRMMVDDTYPPATKELPTFGLRAEFWIEGVGDDYDQDTNDSGTFLRLSTDQVRFYHAGAEQRSAHAGGGGYAPETWRNAVDAPPVPLDQVPALALSEVMRDVDLFVGVASLANDPLWADGGPDGRYRDYWHNHSFGELGATAQTRKQLLEKLLPRMTRLKDKWVLHGRFLEINGKLRTYKIHLGSGNILMLPEDRYLCIVPDAKARSKSEPQYLPFEGDNMLSIILSKALLLIDDDKITDPTIARQLTRV encoded by the coding sequence ATGGCACTTGAACAACTGCGCGCCTTTCGCCACAACCTTCCTCAGGACACGCTCGGCCCGATCGAACGGGTCGGCCCGGACGGCTACCCGCTGCTGGTCGATTCGGACTTGCGCCATGAACACCAGGTGATTGGCGAACTCCTGCCCCTATTGAACGGCGTGCATTGCCAGACAGGCGTCATGCTCGCCACCCTGGGAAAGCTTGGACCGATTCGCGCCCTGACTCACGCCGATCAATGCGATGACGCCCAGCGCACGCGCCTCGTGCTGGCGATGCTCGAGCGCACGTTTGCCTATGACGGCAACCTCAGTGTCGGCAGTACCGAGCATCAATTCAGCTCCGTGTTCGACTATGGCACCCTGCCGGGCGCGATGACCGTGCTGATGCAGGCTGGCGCAGACATGGCACAGCTCGCCGAACCCGTGGTGGAGTGGTTCAGCAGTTATCGCTTCGCCTACTACGGCACCTTGCCCGTGCTGTGCGTGGTGGACTGGCTGGCCGAGCACTCGTCGCAGGTGCCGCTGACCGATTCCCTGCGCCAACAGCTCATGCTGCTGCGCAGCCAATGCGCCGAACTGGGCCACGATATCAATCTGGGCGATCAGATACTGGCCAAGGTCGACCTGCTGCTGGGCGCCGGCATCTGGCAGGTGCTGGCCCCCTGCGAATGGTGGACGCAACAAGCACTGGAAGACGTTGACGCACTGCCGGTTGACGCCCGCGCCGACTGGATCGCCCTGATCAAACACATGAGCACCGCCACATCGTCACGCCCTTCACCCAAATGGCAGAAGACGGCGCAAGCGTTGCTGGCGAAGATCGGCGACGAGGCCCTGCGCGCCGCCCTGCTGCGCTGGTTCCCGAAAGTCGATGCCGGGCGCACCACGCCGCTGTTGAGCCTGTCATGGGAAAACAACGACGACAGCGCACGCATGCATGACCTCAATGCCACGGTTCTGCGCGGTTTACTGTGGTTGACCCCGAACATCGTCGACGGCGAACTCACCCGGGCCATCGCCAAACTGTCGTTGAGTGCCTATCGCAAGATTCGCGGCGTGGGTCCGCGGGCGCCGAAAGTGGGCAATGCCACGATCTACGCCCTTTCGCAGATCCCGACCATCGACGCCGTAGGGCAACTGGCCCTGCTCAAGGTGCGGGTCAAATTCGGTACGGCGCAAAAAGAAATCGAAAAAGCCTTCAATGCCGCCGCCGAAGCCTTGCAACTGCCTCGCGATCAAATCGAAGAGCTGGGGATTCCCGTGTACGGCATGGAAAGCGTTGGCCTGCGTCGGGAGACGTTCGCTGAAGGGGCGTTCGTGGCCGAGTTGCGGGTCGATGGCAAGAACGTCGAACTGTGTTGGTTTCGCGCCGACGGCACGCCCCAAAAAACAGTGCCGGCCAAGGTCAAGACCGACGACAAGGAAGCCCTCAAGGAACTTCAAGGCGCGGCCAAGGACATCGCCACCTTCCTGCCCGCACAGGCCGAGCGCCTGGATGCCATGTTCCTGCTGGATAAACATTGGCCCTTCGCCGTGTGGCAAGAACGCTACCTCGATCACCCGCTGATCGGCACGCTGGCACGGCGGCTGATCTGGACGATCCAGGACGGCGAGCGCAGCAGCGCGGTGGTGTTTTCGGACGGTCAACTGCAGACCCTCGAAGGCGCGCCGTTGTTGCCGTCGCCTGAAGCGCACGTCCGGCTCTGGCACCCGATCGGGCGTTCTGTCGAAGAGATTCTGGCCTGGCGTGACCGGCTCGAAACCTTGCAGATCACCCAGCCGTTCAAGCAGGCGCACCGCGAGGTGTACCTGCTCACCGACGCCGAGCGCCACACCGCCAACTACTCCAACCGGTTCGCGGCGCACATCCTGCGTCAGCACCAGTTCCATGCGCTGGCCGCTGCCCGTGGCTGGAAAAACAAACTGCGCATGATGGTGGACGACACCTACCCGCCCGCCACCAAGGAACTGCCGACGTTCGGCCTGCGGGCCGAGTTCTGGATTGAGGGCGTGGGTGATGACTATGACCAGGACACCAACGATTCCGGGACGTTCCTGCGCCTGAGCACCGACCAGGTGCGCTTCTACCACGCCGGGGCCGAGCAACGCAGCGCCCATGCCGGTGGTGGCGGTTATGCACCGGAAACCTGGCGCAACGCGGTCGACGCTCCACCCGTGCCGCTGGACCAGGTGCCGGCACTGGCCCTCAGTGAAGTGATGCGCGATGTCGACCTCTTCGTCGGCGTGGCCTCCCTGGCCAACGACCCGCTGTGGGCTGACGGCGGGCCGGACGGCCGCTACCGCGATTACTGGCACAACCACTCGTTCGGCGAATTGGGTGCCACGGCCCAGACCCGCAAGCAACTGCTGGAGAAACTGCTGCCGCGCATGACCCGTCTCAAGGACAAGTGGGTACTGCATGGGCGTTTCCTGGAAATCAACGGCAAGCTGCGGACCTACAAGATCCACCTCGGCTCGGGCAACATCCTCATGCTGCCTGAAGACCGTTACCTGTGCATCGTCCCCGACGCCAAGGCCCGGTCCAAATCCGAACCTCAGTACCTGCCCTTCGAAGGTGACAACATGCTGTCGATCATTCTGTCCAAGGCATTGCTGCTGATCGATGACGACAAAATCACCGACCCTACGATTGCGCGGCAGTTAACCAGGGTTTAA
- a CDS encoding acetylornithine transaminase, whose protein sequence is MTATCLMNTYQPLPLSFVKGLGTRLWDHTGREYLDAVAGVAVTNVGHSHPKVVAAISEQAGLLLHTSNLYSIDWQQRLAQKLTRLSGMDRAFFNNSGAEANETALKLARLYGWQKGVEQPLVVVMANAFHGRTLGTLSASDGPAVRLSYQALPGDFIKVPFGDLDAVRRAHQRYGQRIVAMLLEPIQGESGVQLPPPGYLQALRMLCDQRGWLLMLDEIQTGIGRTGQWFAFQHEGIVPDVMTLAKGLGNGIPIGACLARGKAAQLFTPGSHGSTFGGNPLACRVGCTVLDIIEEQGLLANAQRQGDRLLARLRVELSDHPQVLEIRGQGLMIGIELTRPVRDLTLIAAREHGLLINVTRGKTIRLLPPLMLDEREVDMIVRGVCRALGEVEQVQARPAHERLPA, encoded by the coding sequence ATGACCGCCACCTGCCTGATGAACACGTACCAACCCTTGCCGCTGAGTTTTGTCAAAGGCCTGGGCACACGCTTGTGGGATCACACCGGTCGCGAATACCTGGACGCGGTGGCGGGCGTCGCGGTGACCAATGTCGGTCATTCCCACCCGAAGGTGGTCGCCGCGATCAGCGAACAGGCCGGTTTGCTGCTGCACACCTCCAACCTGTACAGCATCGACTGGCAGCAGCGGTTGGCGCAGAAACTGACCCGGCTGTCGGGCATGGACCGGGCGTTTTTCAACAACTCCGGCGCCGAGGCCAACGAAACCGCACTGAAACTGGCACGCCTGTACGGCTGGCAAAAAGGCGTCGAGCAGCCTCTGGTGGTGGTCATGGCAAACGCCTTTCACGGACGCACCCTCGGCACCCTGTCCGCCAGCGATGGCCCGGCCGTGCGGCTGAGCTACCAGGCGTTGCCCGGCGATTTTATCAAAGTGCCCTTCGGCGACCTGGATGCCGTGCGCCGGGCGCATCAACGTTATGGTCAGCGTATCGTGGCCATGTTGCTGGAACCGATCCAGGGCGAAAGCGGCGTGCAACTGCCGCCACCGGGTTACTTGCAAGCGCTGCGAATGCTGTGTGACCAACGCGGCTGGCTGCTGATGCTCGACGAGATTCAGACCGGCATCGGCCGCACCGGCCAGTGGTTTGCGTTTCAGCACGAAGGCATCGTTCCCGATGTGATGACCCTCGCCAAAGGTCTGGGTAATGGCATCCCTATCGGCGCCTGCCTGGCCCGGGGCAAGGCTGCGCAGTTGTTCACGCCCGGCAGCCATGGCAGCACGTTCGGCGGCAATCCACTGGCGTGCCGGGTCGGCTGCACGGTGCTGGACATCATCGAGGAACAAGGCCTGCTGGCCAACGCCCAACGTCAGGGTGATCGCTTGCTTGCCCGGCTGCGCGTCGAACTGAGCGACCATCCGCAGGTGCTGGAAATCCGTGGCCAAGGCTTGATGATCGGCATCGAACTGACCCGCCCCGTGCGCGACCTGACGCTGATCGCCGCCCGCGAGCATGGCCTGCTGATCAACGTGACCCGGGGCAAGACCATTCGCCTGTTGCCGCCCTTGATGCTCGATGAGCGCGAAGTGGACATGATCGTGCGGGGCGTTTGCCGCGCGCTCGGCGAGGTCGAGCAGGTTCAGGCCAGGCCTGCGCACGAACGCTTGCCGGCGTAG
- a CDS encoding LysR family transcriptional regulator, with protein sequence MDLFQAMSVYVKVVETGSMTAAALECGVSTTMVGNHLRALEQRLGVRLLNRTTRRQRLTEFGAEYYQRCLSVLGLVADSERLAEQAQGEPAGTLRITAPLTFGTERLAPALSEFSRRCPQVKVDVVLTNRRHDLIDAGFDVAIRLGNLVPPGLVARPLEDYTLTLCASKAYLERRGTPQHPEDLQHHDCLVFAYPAGDEWSSAEKQWRLSGADGERLVPVSGPLMINSSAGLHQAARAGMGVVMLHDALVNEDLQQGRLVALLQDYQLPRRPMNLIYAQDRYRLPKLRRFVDFALEQWGRPE encoded by the coding sequence ATGGACTTATTCCAGGCGATGTCGGTGTACGTAAAAGTGGTGGAAACGGGCAGCATGACGGCCGCGGCGCTGGAGTGCGGGGTGTCCACCACCATGGTCGGCAACCACCTGCGCGCACTGGAACAGCGCCTGGGCGTGCGATTGTTGAACCGCACCACGCGGCGCCAACGCTTGACCGAGTTTGGCGCCGAGTACTATCAGCGCTGCCTCTCGGTACTGGGGCTGGTGGCCGACTCGGAACGTTTGGCCGAGCAGGCACAGGGCGAGCCGGCCGGGACTTTGCGCATCACTGCGCCGCTGACCTTTGGCACAGAACGCCTGGCGCCGGCGTTGAGCGAATTCTCGCGGCGATGCCCGCAGGTCAAAGTCGATGTGGTGCTGACTAACCGTCGTCATGATCTGATCGATGCCGGCTTCGACGTCGCCATTCGCTTGGGCAATCTGGTGCCGCCCGGTCTGGTCGCCCGACCGCTGGAGGACTACACCCTGACCCTCTGCGCATCGAAAGCGTACCTGGAACGTCGCGGCACGCCGCAACATCCCGAAGACCTGCAACACCACGATTGCCTGGTGTTCGCGTATCCCGCCGGGGATGAGTGGAGTTCAGCCGAGAAACAATGGCGCCTGAGCGGTGCCGACGGCGAGCGGCTGGTGCCGGTGTCCGGCCCGTTGATGATCAACAGTTCCGCCGGCCTGCATCAGGCGGCGCGGGCAGGAATGGGCGTGGTGATGTTGCACGATGCGCTGGTCAATGAGGACTTGCAGCAGGGACGGTTGGTGGCGCTGTTGCAGGACTATCAACTGCCGCGCCGCCCCATGAACCTGATCTACGCCCAGGATCGCTACCGCTTGCCGAAACTGCGGCGCTTTGTCGATTTCGCGCTGGAGCAATGGGGGCGGCCGGAGTAG